CGACTAAGACTAAATGATTAAATAACGTTAAATAGTCGATTGAAGCCATCAATTGGTCGGTTGAAGTGTCGCTGCGGTAGTGGGAATCGCCCTGGATGGCTTAGAGCTTAGACGTTGAGTTTTCCCGAAGATTCGAGGCTCAGAATGGTGTTCCATCGTTCGCGGTCGTATTCGCTCATAACGACGTCGGGATACTCTGTTGTCGAAGAGTTGCTTGGCTCGGTGGATGCTGAATGGCTGGTATTCTGGCCTTCGGGCAGCGGGTCGGTCCAGGTTGTGTTTATCGTAGGATCCTGCGCGAAGTTAGCAGCGCCAGTGCCATTGTGCAAGAAAAATAGGCCACTAGCGGTTCTCAGCCCATGATCTGCCGCCAGGCTGTTTCTGCGATCGTAGTTGGATCCACACATCGATTGGCCAGAGGCTGATTTGGTCGGAGAGTGATTGCTTTGCAGATTGTGAACATAGCTGAAATCGATGCTTCTACCTCTCACAAGGTCATGTTTGGAGGCCGCAAATAGGTCGCCTGTCGCGTCTGAGGCGATCGAATGGTTTATCACGGTGTCGGAGAGGTTTGAAAGGGACAGTTTTTTACCAATGCGTTTGAGTCTCTGGGATCTGGTAGGCGATGACTTACTTGATGAGTTGTACACGGCAGCTGAAGATGTTGGCAGGAAAAAGTTGCTTTGCGAATGCCGTCTTTGGTCCCCCGTGGCATTCAAGTACCTCTGCTGACTGGCGGCACTTATCACAGAGATCATAGATTTAGTAGGGGAATGGCGCGTGCTGGTCCTGATTATCTCTTTCGACAGATTACCCCCGATCGCGGAGGATGACTGGTCGTGCTTGAGACCATCTTCGATGATCTgcatctcttcctcctcatgCTCGTTTAAATCTCTGAAATATTCCTCCAGCGCACTTATTGTATCGAAGTCTTTCTGGTCTGTGCTGGTCTTGGTATCGAGGTTGGTTGGATAACTCTTGGAGGGGAAGCTAAAAGTTGATCCTGGCAGCTCGTCGTTCTGGCTTACCAAGCCAGGGGAGCTCAAGTCGAAAGCGGGCAGTAGGGCGTGGCGCTGGAGCTGATCAGCTCTCTCGAGGATTCTTTCCTTGTTCTCTCGCCACATATCCATTGTCACCAACTGAGGAAAGTCAAGATGCATGTTAAaatctgttgaacagcCGCTGCTGTTGGCACCATGAGTGGCGGTTGGTATTCGGGGAATTTCGCCCAGATCGTTGGCCTCCAGAATGTCTGGACTGGAATGCGTAGCATTCTGCAAATCGTTGTATTGAGATCCCTGCGCAAATGCC
The nucleotide sequence above comes from Torulaspora globosa chromosome 6, complete sequence. Encoded proteins:
- the IRC8 gene encoding Irc8p (ancestral locus Anc_1.331), with the translated sequence MDGEPNRTTHRSNGSSQLDQLSIKYLGSILSLAAGSLCVALVVMYHQEKATFIVMACSNLLHGLGFFALCLICSKRRGKTSFLSLSHLSCICIELVTLGAAVCHFDNGRKHAISPNTHLHQNLIIALDALLLFALFINGMAIASLRTGTEAQATSIEDISHLGSESATQHGKFVPLKNSSQTLTPSMEIFQSIQSQCGSKLWTMKDTPASRSTDDISFPSVVKHKLECFSSKDASPVSSVSRKGSSIKSRLRSSSGSSSPRASRSLISRLRSRKLQSVFDSRKKSAGDETSNKNINGRYVTRLSTIPDLSKSVLNVILSSSEGQHKQEKVTDSSAEQNMQHSAILPDPALELERDAIGRINSALLPPCLRVMEIPPLSETVNSNKQAFAQGSQYNDLQNATHSSPDILEANDLGEIPRIPTATHGANSSGCSTDFNMHLDFPQLVTMDMWRENKERILERADQLQRHALLPAFDLSSPGLVSQNDELPGSTFSFPSKSYPTNLDTKTSTDQKDFDTISALEEYFRDLNEHEEEEMQIIEDGLKHDQSSSAIGGNLSKEIIRTSTRHSPTKSMISVISAASQQRYLNATGDQRRHSQSNFFLPTSSAAVYNSSSKSSPTRSQRLKRIGKKLSLSNLSDTVINHSIASDATGDLFAASKHDLVRGRSIDFSYVHNLQSNHSPTKSASGQSMCGSNYDRRNSLAADHGLRTASGLFFLHNGTGAANFAQDPTINTTWTDPLPEGQNTSHSASTEPSNSSTTEYPDVVMSEYDRERWNTILSLESSGKLNV